The following DNA comes from Diadema setosum chromosome 20, eeDiaSeto1, whole genome shotgun sequence.
TTGGGGGATAGACTAGCACTGCGCAAATTTTCAGAAGAAAGCACTCAGAAAGTGTCTACCAGCTCATCAAAGTCTTCCAAAAAAGACTCGCTTCTTTGTAAACTTAGACAGAAATTGGGGATGAAAAGAGATAGGGAGGTTGCTGAAAATAGTAGTGGGTATGAAGATTCTGCAAGTTGTTCCTATGGGAGAGCTCATAAAATGCTAGGGAACAAAAATGCTGAAAGATTGGACAGAAGAATAGATGTCGGATGGATGGACTTTGATCATATGTTAGGCAGATACAGGCAGGTACGTAAGACGAACGGAGGAGGCATCAGATCTCTGTCTGTGTCTAAGCTATGCAAGCCTGCTGAACTGCTACAAATTGTAGAAGACCTCTTCTTCCCGGATGGCATTTCAGctaaaggggaaaaagaaaactttgaatgcTCCTTGGTGGACTTTCGACAGCAGCCTCTTGAAGGAGATGTTGGACAACTCTACAGCAGATCAAAAATGCCAACCCTTAGGTTTTACCTGCGCACAGTGTCCAAAGTACAGGAGCATGGCAAATCTAAGGGCAAGTCAAAGGgcaagtcaaaggtcaagaagaGGAGGACGGTTCATGTGAGGGATCATGGATATGATACAAGTAGTAGTGAAGCTGATTTGCCTGAAATTTCGCTAAATTCTGGTGAACATTCTACAAGCACCcactcttcatcttcatctgtaTGTTGTCTGGAAGATGACATCACCAAGTCCAGCACCTTATTTTCGGGATTGAAGGAACTTGCAGACTCACCAACTATTTCATTTGGGCCATCGCACTCTACTCCGGTGCAGGAACAGCTCGATGTCACGATTAGGGACCCAGTTAACTCATTGCCAGCTGAACAGATATTGGCTGAAGTCATTACTGATGAGCCAACTGTATATGTAGAGCTGGTTGAAGAACAGACAAATGACTTTCCAACTAACCAAACACAATTTGAAGTTCTCCTCATTCGAAGAAGTTGTTTAATAACAGATATGATGAATGCTTTTTCGGACGAAAGCATACTGAAGGCTAATATTGTTGTCCATATGATTCTACAAAATGGGGATCTAGAGAAGGGCCAGGGTAACGGAGTATATAAGGATGCTATAACCCAATTTTGGGACGAGGTGTATGAACAGATGACAAGTGGAGACTCTTCAAGGATACCTGTCTTGAGACATGATTATGGGGAGAAGGAATGGCAGGCACTAGGACGCATCATCACAAAAGGCTGGTTGGACCACAAGTACTTTCCCATCAGGTTGGCACAAGACTTTATGGTTAATGCAATCTGGGGATCCACGTTCTGTAATGGTGACATGGTGGAGGCCTTCCTAAGTTTGCTCCCAGAATCAGAAAAGGAAGTCGTGAAATCAGCACTTAGCAATTTCCCCGAAGACAATGAAGAGCTCATTGACATCCTGAGTGGCTATGATTGTCGAAAGGTACCAACAAACGAAAACTTCAGCTGCCTCCTTTCAGAGTTGGGCCATAAGGAAATCATCCAAAAGCCAATGTACATTGCTGACTGCATGAGACCAGTCCTTCAAAACCTTCAGAATGAGCTGACCCAGGAAAGCTTAAGTGAAATATATGCTTCACTGTATCCGACATCGAAAAAAGTGATTGACAAGTTGGAGTTCTCAAGGGATCTCTCACCCAATGAGCAGGCGGTATCAACGTACCTGAAGAAGTACTTGCGGTCACTAAACCAAGGCATGCTGAGAAGATTTCTTAGGTTCTGTACAGGATTAGATATTCTCTCTAACTCAGATATCAGGGTTACATTCTGTTCCTTGGATGGTCTCCAGAGGAGGCCCATTGGCCACACTTGTGGTAACGTGATAGAATTGCCATCCACCTATGATAACTACGTAGAGTTTAGACAGGAGTTTAATCACATTCTACATAGTGGTCTATGGGTTATGGATGCTCTTTAAATACTTTTCAAGGAAAGGAGCTATACTCAAGAATGTTGTGCAGAATTACAAACTGCTAGGTTGAATGTGGAAGAGAGTCACATAATCTTGAATGAAATACTCTTTTTATTGTTTCACAAAACCTATCACTGggtaatatttgttttataaggTTTGAATATGATTgactttttttatcagactgcATGGTCATTGTTGATTAAACAGGGTATATTCATATCAGACTCCTTTTTAGGGTTATGGTTACAATTATTTTACCTTTGTCACGGTAATCTGACAGCTCTTCTGTGCTCGGAGACGAAGTGGGGACTATAATTTTACGTGTGACCTGAGAAAGAAGCAGAATCGTATGTATATGGTAATAAAGGCTTTGGAATGATATGTATTTTCAAAGCCTTTGTAGGTTTCATCTTATGGTGATTGAACATACCATTGTTCAAGATCAGCGCTCTAGTTGTGTATTTGGTTTGTGTTGAGGGTTTTGACTGTAACAGTTTGCCAAAGTTAATGTTATAGTGGTTATTTTAAAGGAAGGTTTTACTACCACTTAGGGGTCGAAGTTAAAAGATCAATGctcatttttaatgaaaatatgtacatgtttatactGGGTCTAAGTATTACCTCAGAAATGGACTTTAATCTAAGTATCATGGAATGATAAATTACTGGTAAACTTTATTATTTGATCCAAGattcaaagtcaaaggtcacaaaagtcaatttacaccaaaaaaaaaaaaaatgacacgtTTGGGGGCTATTTCAGTATTGGTGTAATTGCTAGGAATGGCAAGGCTGTTGGCAACATAATTGTTTGTGCAGGTACAGTGTTTTCACAGATGGCGGAGGCCTATGTATCTGTAgtttttaatgtacatgtatgactgtGCACAATTCAACCATAGGAGGGGTTGTCAATAGGATATCTTGAAATATTGATTTATATGCcattgtttcatatttcatgtttcaaGGGGAATGGTATGTATACGATTTAGTAATAAAGGCTTTGGAATGATGTGTATTTTTCGAAAGGTTTCGTAGGTTTGATCTTATGGTGATTGCACATACCATTGTTTAAAATCAGCACTCTAGTTGCGTATTTGGTTTGTGTTGATGTTAATATTTTTATCTAAGGTTTTGGCTGTAACAGTTTGCCATAGTTAATGTTATATTGGTTATTTTAGAGGAAGGTTTTATTACCATATAGGGATCAAAGTTAAAAGATCAATGCtcattttaatgaaaagttttaCAGTTTTATACTGGGTCTAAGTACTACCTCAGAAATGGACTTTGCTTTAAGTATCATGGAATGATATATTACTGGTAAACTTTATTCTTTGATCCAAGATTCAAAATCAAAGGTCACAGAAGTCAATTTACACCAATAGATATGACACATTTTGGGGTTATTTCAGTATTGGTGTAATTGTTAGGGATGGCAAGGTTCTTGGCAACACATACAGTTGGCAGCAAAATTAATCAACCCCCTCACGTTTTATACATTATCAACACTATAAATTGTGTTGGAATTAAGAAACAGTTTTCCAGTTATCATAAAACCTATCACATTGTATATCAATAGAAAGGATAATGTATTGCCTTTACTTTCCACCCGTTATGTAATTGTGATCACCCATGCATGAAGAAATATGATCCATTatgtaaaataatgtatattttcttACCTTTGTGTGATTATTGAAGCGTAACTTGCAAACCACCAATGATCACaaatgattttgtatgttttctgaGAGATGTGACAATACCCTTTAATTTAATACACAATTCTAGTATCTGCAgttgtttctatttctttcatgaagaaataaaaaataaaattttgatgaaaatataatCTGTGTACAAAAGTCAACGGggcaacaaaaatgaaacagtttttctttgaaaaatgtcTATAAATATAGTAATACCtaccaaaatatttgaaattagACATCAAATTATACAATATCCTGTCAGCTTTCAAGAAAATGACTTATGAGCCTATATTCAAGGGCTGGCTTGCAAGTAACGCTCCAATAATCACACAAATCCAAGAAAATGTACATAAGTTtgcaaaatatatcattttttcacCCATGAATGATCTCAATTGGATAGCATGTGGAAAACAAAGATTATGTTCCCCTTACATATGCAGAGATGCCAACCGTTACGGAATATGCATGATGTGTATTTCCATATGAATTCAAGGCTTTCATCACCAGTTCATTGATGTTAGTATGGTCATTGTTGTTACGCATCTTTCACTATTGTTTAGCAGTTGAGCTATTTATATTTTAATTTTGACCTCATGCATATTACGTAATGGTTGGCATCTCTGCATACGACATACAATTCACTGCGTTTTATGATGTCTTGTTATGAATATTTCATACTTTACAGCACAATTTGTAGTGCTATTTTATGCCCAAAATGTGAAAGGGGTTGAATAATTTTGCTGCCAACTGTATGTACGTGCAGGTACAGTGTTTTCGCAGAAGGCGAAGGCCTATGTATCTGTAGTTTTTAATGTACATGCATGACTGTGCACAATTCAACCATAGGAGGGGTTGTCAATAGGATATCttgaaaaattaatgatttataTGCCAATGTCTTATATTTCATGTTTCAAGCAGAATGGTACGTGCCTATGTATACGATTTGGTAATAAAGGCTTTGGAATGATGTGTATTTTTCGAAAGGTTTCGTAGGTTTGATCTTATGGTGATTGCACATACCATTGTTTAAAATCAGCACTCTAGTTGCGTATTTGGTATGTGTtgatgtttatatttttatctAAGGTTTTGGCTGTAACAGTTTGCCATAGTTAATGTTATATTGGTTGTTTGAGAGGAAGGTTTTATTACCATATAGGCTGCCAACTCTATGTACGTGCAGGTACAGTGTTTTCGCAGAAGGCGGAGGCCTATGTATCTGTAgtttttaatgtacatgtatgactatGCACAATTCAACCATAGGAGGGGTTGTCAATagaatatcttgaaaaattaatgatttataTGCCAATGTCTTATATTTCATGTTTCAAGCAGAATGGTACGTGCCTATGTATACGATTTGGTAATAAAGGCTTTGGAATGATGTGTATTTTTTGAAAGGTTTCGTAGGTTTGATCTTATGGTGATTGCACATACCATTGTTTAAAATCAGCACTCTAGTTGCGTATTTGGTATGTGTtgatgtttatatttttatgcctccgccacgtagtggtgccggaggcattatgttttcgggttgtccgtccgtccgtccgtacgtccgtacgtacgtccgtacgtacgtccgtacgtctg
Coding sequences within:
- the LOC140243669 gene encoding uncharacterized protein → MDLCAFMEERGMDRSVIERMREEKIDASILLLMDEDELKKFVPLLGDRLALRKFSEESTQKVSTSSSKSSKKDSLLCKLRQKLGMKRDREVAENSSGYEDSASCSYGRAHKMLGNKNAERLDRRIDVGWMDFDHMLGRYRQVRKTNGGGIRSLSVSKLCKPAELLQIVEDLFFPDGISAKGEKENFECSLVDFRQQPLEGDVGQLYSRSKMPTLRFYLRTVSKVQEHGKSKGKSKGKSKVKKRRTVHVRDHGYDTSSSEADLPEISLNSGEHSTSTHSSSSSVCCLEDDITKSSTLFSGLKELADSPTISFGPSHSTPVQEQLDVTIRDPVNSLPAEQILAEVITDEPTVYVELVEEQTNDFPTNQTQFEVLLIRRSCLITDMMNAFSDESILKANIVVHMILQNGDLEKGQGNGVYKDAITQFWDEVYEQMTSGDSSRIPVLRHDYGEKEWQALGRIITKGWLDHKYFPIRLAQDFMVNAIWGSTFCNGDMVEAFLSLLPESEKEVVKSALSNFPEDNEELIDILSGYDCRKVPTNENFSCLLSELGHKEIIQKPMYIADCMRPVLQNLQNELTQESLSEIYASLYPTSKKVIDKLEFSRDLSPNEQAVSTYLKKYLRSLNQGMLRRFLRFCTGLDILSNSDIRVTFCSLDGLQRRPIGHTCGNVIELPSTYDNYVEFRQEFNHILHSGLWVMDAL